In the genome of Dermacentor silvarum isolate Dsil-2018 chromosome 1, BIME_Dsil_1.4, whole genome shotgun sequence, one region contains:
- the LOC119443577 gene encoding uncharacterized protein LOC119443577, translated as MFSRGNRNAASANQDYEIILPPLPNGRIVLNTVFFHADVRGRPYRVEDIRDAFGRLAMLPNVEALGAYQMNHVWAVTLKNTEAKKRLLSATDVSVKDRRCVVVDPNNQDVRLKLHWVLHYVDDEDIRTALAPYGKVTEVARERWRTESLSDKGSTTRIISLQLKVGYTKEDIPHQLRVAGDLTLVVVAGRAPLCLRCKGTGHIRRECRVPRCALCKRFGHAEEDCVRTYAKVTGRSAWDDNAELQMNELEAEEVATSKTGEPESEETPPSLQSPSADEKQDNDKQVVQPVPSPVTTTSASSSSVKKNMSQPTPLEKSEDVDMTDSKIGAGKRTREETAAGNGASNEPNAGEPPTKASQGRRPSFKPKPNVPPDRHIPGGS; from the coding sequence ATGTttagccgcggtaacaggaatgcTGCCAGTGCCAACCAGGATTACGAAATCATTTTGCCTCCTCTTCCAAATGGTCGTATTGTTTTAAACACTGTATTTTTTCATGCGGATGTTCGAGGAAGACCCTACCGTGTAGAAGACATCCGAGATGCCTTTGGGCGTTTGGCAATGCTCCCTAACGTTGAAGCGTTAGGGGCATACCAAATGAACCACGTGTGGGCGGTCACCCTCAAGAATACGGAGGCAAAGAAGAGACTGCTTTCTGCAACCGACGTTTCCGTGAAGGACCGCCGTTGCGTCGTTGTGGACCCGAACAACCAGGACGTTCGACTAAAGCTCCATTGGGTGCTTCATTAcgtagacgacgaagacataCGGACTGCGCTTGCACCTTACGGTAAGGTCACCGAAGTGGCAAGAGAGCGATGGCGAACGGAAAGTTTATCGGACAAAGGCTCTACAACGCGCATTATCAGCCTTCAACTCAAGGTAGGGTATACCAAGGAAGACATTCCACATCAACTACGAGTAGCAGGAGACCTGACGTTGGTAGTAGTGGCCGGAAGAGCTCCACTCTGCCTACGGTGTAAAGGGACCGGTCATATACGACGCGAATGTCGTGTCCCTCGGTGCGCACTGTGCAAACGCTTTGGCCACGCCGAGGAAGACTGCGTGAGGACTTACGCGAAGGTCACAGGGCGCTCTGCGTGGGACGACAATGCAGAGCTACAAATGAATGAATTGGAAGCTGAGGAAGTTGCCACCAGCAAGACCGGAGAACCCGAGTCGGAGGAAACGCCCCCTTCGCTCCAGTCGCCCAGTGCAGACGAGAAACAGGATAACGACAAGCAGGTTGTACAACCTGTACCGTCTCCTGTGACGACAACCAGTGCTTCCAGCAgctcagtgaaaaaaaatatgAGCCAGCCGACCCCTTTGGAAAAGTCCGAAGACGTTGATATGACGGATTCGAAGATCGGCGCAGGGAAAAGAACACGTGAGGAAACAGCAGCAGGGAATGGAGCCTCAAACGAGCCCAATGCCGGCGAGCCACCCACTAAAGCGTCCCAAGGGCGCCGCCCGAGCTTCAAGCCGAAACCCAACGTACCGCCGGACCGTCACATTCCAGGGGGCTCGTAG
- the LOC125943289 gene encoding uncharacterized protein LOC125943289, which yields MKWTVTPVKYLGVPLEHYRDTTQYCNEETKRVKELTDKWGGRDFSVFARATVCNVFLVAKVWYVLQVLCMSRANVQKLHRVFAVFVWRSTWERTSRTNLFRSVRSGGLSLVHLFLKQVVSRVIFLRDQKYGFLRTILQLRLSDVIPEFIVSSTRKERCVRGFLREVVMSFRMLKVTFSMAYLSNVSKKRLYKDVIDIMLPVPLYRAMYCVGSERDVLKRVKRMTVRSSVKTFFFQLHTNTLPVKPWLKEKGLFVPWSVNCLICSKPETIEHIFLDCWDAIFHWDVLQRTLKQELPISPYGIHFLPVENENGVPYDMIMTLSLHSMWKTRMAIRNADVDAKSARQYFIESVSQIRDVYKLQVEPPDWLPVLDTLVTLKRF from the coding sequence ATGAAATGGACTGTGACACCAGTCAAATATCTCGGAGTGCCCTTAGAACACTACCGCGATACCACCCAATACTGTAACGAAGAAACCAAACGTGTTAAAGAACTAACTGATAAATGGGGTGGGCGCGATTTCTCCGTTTTCGCGCGCGCTACAGTTTGCAACGTGTTTTTAGTCGCAAAAGTGTGGTATGTTCTTCAAGTGCTATGTATGTCTCGTGCCAACGTGCAAAAGTTACACAGAGTCTTCGCAGTGTTCGTGTGGCGTTCAACATGGGAAAGAACAAGTAGAACAAATTTATTTCGATCAGTCCGTAGCGGAGGACTAAGTTTAGTGCATTTATTTCTCAAGCAAGTTGTATCAAGGGTTATTTTTTTGCGCGACCAAAAGTACGGATTTCTGCGAACAATTTTGCAATTACGATTGAGTGACGTAATTCCTGAATTTATTGTATCGAGTACCAGAAAAGAAAGATGTGTTCGCGGCTTTCTTCGTGAGGTTGTTATGTCGTTTAGAATGCTAAAAGTTACATTTTCAATGGCGTATCTAAGTAATGTGTCAAAAAAGCGTTTATACAAAGATGTTATTGACATTATGTTACCAGTGCCTCTATATCGTGCCATGTACTGTGTGGGCTCCGAACGTGACGTGTTGAAACGTGTTAAAAGAATGACAGTCCGATCCTCAgttaaaacgtttttctttcaGCTTCACACCAACACTCTTCCAGTAAAACCATGGTTGAAAGAGAAAGGACTGTTTGTACCATGGTCAGTTAACTGTCTCATCTGCTCAAAGCCTGAGACAATCGAACACATTTTCTTAGATTGCTGGGATGCAATATTCCACTGGGATGTCTTGCAGAGGACACTGAAACAAGAACTCCCTATATCACCCTACGGTATCCACTTTCTCCcggttgaaaatgaaaatggcgTGCCCTATGACATGATCATGACTCTGAGCCTACACAGCATGTGGAAAACACGAATGGCCATACGAAATGCTGATGTGGACGCCAAATCAGCCAGACAGTATTTTATTGAAAGTGTCTCTCAAATAAGAGATGTGTATAAATTGCAGGTTGAGCCACCAGACTGGTTACCTGTGTTAGATACACTGGTAACCTTAAAGCGTTTTTAA